The DNA region CATCGGCTCTGCGCAACCGAGATGTCCGTCACTATCAACAAATGCCCCGCAGCCATAAAGCACGGCAAAGATTGTGACCCGTGTTTAGGTCAAAAGGTGACGCAGGAGGGGGGTAACTGTGGCAGACACACTTTGCCGAGTGTCATATTGAAGAAGACTTAATCATGAGTGGGCGCTCATGATGAATACTGTGGTCGCAGTGGTGGGACTTGGGCTATGGAAACGGTTCCTGCATGGCAGCTGAGGATCGTTTGCTTGCATTGTTTTGCCCGTGCCATGGGCATTTGTTGATGGAATTACGTATTGTTGATTTATTggtcatgatgttggtggccaggtacctacctagacTTGATATCAGTTGCTAGTTGGAGAAACTCAATACAGCAATAAAACCCCTGGGAGTCACCATACAGCGTCCGTctacctcctcaccttcaccgTGCTATGCTATGTTGGAAACACCAGGATTGAATGAATAGTTTCATGGTAGCGACCCTCTATCGCTTCTATTGTCAAAGAACTGTGCTGTATTTACAGTTACTGCTCTGCCAGCTACTCTCTGTTCTGCCTTGACGTTGTCGGTAATTCCTGTGGACCAATATCATAGGTAGCGGGAAGTTCCACGTGAGTATTGCCCATACCCGGcatctcaacagcagccctgTATGCAGTTGGCATCTCCTTTGAAAACACTCCATACTGGGGCGGCAGTGGACCACCGGCTCCATGATAAGTGCTTGTTTGTTGCGTATAACCGCTCTGTTGCGGATAGCCCGCTCCAAATCCAGGTGATTCTGACGCCGGGCCTCCCAATGGCGAAGATTCCGGCAACGAGGAGGCAGCCAGCGCCCTTCGACTCCTCCACCATAAGAAAAAtccaacaccagcaagaATGGCGAGTATCGGTATGACCACCGCGATTGCGGCAATAGCTCCGGTACTGAGGCTTGAACCTGCTGGTTCAGCTATTGGCGCGGTGTCTGGGCTTGAAGATGTCTCCACGGATCCCAATTGACTTGTGGGCGAGGAAGTCGTTATTGGAGGGTCTGTGTTTGAGGTTGATTGCGTGTTTAAGGACGATATGTCGGTCGTCTGGTGTACCATGCGAACGCCAAACGCATTGATGCCTTGCGGAGATATGAATGTCTGGGTTTCGGTGGCGGTCACGCCGTTCCTAGATGTGGTGACCGTGACAACGTTGCCTGTCCATTTCGCTTTGAATGTGCAAAAATGGTCCACCCAAGGTGCGGAGAGTACAGCATTAGAAGGAACACAAGACAGAGAGATGTCGCTTCGGTATATTGGGCAGCAGGTCACCGTGGTGATCGTACTGACGCCCTTGGAATCCGAACAAGCACTCCAGTACCCGCTAGGACAAGCGATGCCGggggagaaaaaggaggtAGACTCGGTGTCGAATCCTGGAGGAAGGCAGGTAGGGTCGTTATCCATAACCCAAATATTTCCGGGCATGTATATGCCATTGCAAGCAGGAGGTCTCGAGTACGTCGTTGTAAGCGGTtgaaaggggaaggaggtcaTGGCAAGGGTTGCCATCATGACAGATACACTGAGAGATGGATCCAGGTACGTAAAGGCGAGAGATGGCAGGTGCTGTCAAGAGGATATCACTGAGACCATCgtgaaaaagagaagaaggataaCAGAGAAATGGAGAAGGTGACGGCGGCATGGTGGAGGCAGTTTGAGCTACCTGATGCTTTATCCCCCCCCGGTGATAACATGTCGGAAAGACTGAGCCAAATCTCTCAAGTGCGAGCAACCCGCACTGATCCGGGAGCTGAACTGGGGGCTAAACCATTTCGAGTTTCGTGTAGCAGAAGGTTATTGGAGGTTACGCATCTGTTGGTTGCATTGTGCAACATAGCCAGTTCAGGGGTAGAAGCACGGCAGCATtgggtgaagaagttggGAGCGGCGCAGCAGGCGCAGTCCGAGGCTGATGATCTGGTTACCGGATGTGACACGGAACCAAACATAGGACCATCCAGTAGTGGCTCTCACTGTGGGCAGTGAAGGTTAAAAAAGATATTTTGAAAGCTCTAGGCCTGGTACGGGCGCCTATGCGTAGGGACTGCATCTTGACCAGAGAACAATAAGACAAGCTTCAGCAAAAGGTTATGAGGCTGCGAGCACGTGGGAGAGCTGCAACCTGCAAAGGCGTTTGATGAGCGTTGCGCAGACCAAACACATTTCGAGCAACGATGATAAGATAAGAAATCCGATAAAAGATAAGAGTGTCAGAACTCAGCTGCTTGAGCGAGTTGCGGGGAGAAAAGCTGAAGGTGGGGCCTGCCCTCGTCAAAAACCCGCAACAGGCCGGCAGGTCACGGGACCGGGTCAAATTTCGACCGTGCACCCACACTTGCACGGCAGCCCTGGGCGAAATTGTTGCAAATTCGCGAAAACCAAAGAGAGAGGCAGCTGGCCCACGACACCACACGTCAACCACACCACATCACGACCCCATCCAGCCGTCAAAATGGTGAACGTCCCCAAGACCAGAAAGACCTTCTGCAAGAGCAAGGAGTGCGGCAAGCACCAGCTCCACAAGGTCACCCAGTACAAGGCCGGCAAGGCTTCGGCCTTCGCTCAGGGAAAGCGCCGTTACGACCGCAAGCAGAGCGGTTACGGTGGTCAGACCAAGCCCGTCTTCCACAAGAAGGCGAAGACCACCAAGAAGATCGTTCTCAGACTGGTGAGATTGCCCGATCGCTGAATCGAGGACGGAGGGATGCTAAAACGGGTGGAATAGGAATGCTCCGCGtgcaaggccaagaagcagctccCTCTCAAGCGCTGCAAGCACTTCGAGCTTGGGTAAGTTTTTGTTCGCCTTTTTCCTTGACAGCATCACGAATTCGAGAGACTCCTGCGAAACCGACCGGCATAATGAAAACCGATTGTGTGAACCACGAGCTTCCGACTACCCCGCGGCGGCGAATCTGCGACCAGGACCACTCCGAGTACGAACACGCTTCACGACACCATACGGAAAGTTTGATCCAACACTCGTCACATATACAATGGGAATTCGATGTTTGGGGTACAAAACGCCGGGGGAATCATATCTAGTTTTTCGAGCTGTTGCGGTCAGCATGACACCGGACGATGGGCAGCTATGATGTTTCGAACCAATCACCTCCGAATATCGGCAACACGATCTCGACATAGACTCATCGCACCACGAGAATATTTGTGATGCATGTTTCGATCCCCCAAATGCTCGACGTCATACGACGTCAAGATACGGAACAGGGTTCTGCGGCAGTCTCTCGAATTTGGTGCACCAATTGCCGGACCGAACACGTGCTGACAGATTGTGCTACAGTGGTgacaagaagaccaagggTGCTGCCCTCGTCTTCTAAATGCGCTCCGGCTGGAAatgtgggtggtgaagattTGAAGACATTGGCTCTGGTTTTCGGGATTTGCCTGCATGGGAATTTGCCGCGCCATGTCGTGGAGCATCACAGTATGATTTCGATGTTGACATGGGAATACCGGGCATAGAGGATCATGTACATGGGCATGGGTGGTTTCGGTCGCGGGACAACAAGCAACAATACCATCCTCGGGGCGTTTCGTCTGCGCTTTTTCACGAACACTGCTTCCAGTTTCCTCACACTTCAACGACCGAACAAGCGCCCTTGGTGCAGTGACCGCAACTGTTTTGTACGCATGTCGGGGCTGGTGGCTACGACGAATGTGAGGTTGGGCGGGAACTGGGAATCCCGTTAGCCAAGAAAACGGGCCAATGTCTTTTTGAAGCTGAATAAATTAAGTGGACGCACCAAACCTACTCCCACCATCGTTTCCCACTCCCATTCTTGCTGTGTATCCAGAGCCCCGAACGCCGTAGAACAGGTTTCCCTTCGCTGCAGTCTTGAGCGCTCAGTTCCTATGATCCATTACAGATCTAATATGAGAATTAACCACCACATTCCAGTATAGGACCAACCAAATGACCCGATTTGAGGACTCGGTTGCGCGGCATCTGATTGGAAGCATGTCGAGCGGCTAGACGCGATACAGCTTGGGTTCTCACCGCACTCcctgatggtgatgccgtcTGGATGTGGTTGCACAAATGGCCAGCAACGCTCAACAGCGTTTTGGTCCTCACCAATCCCGACTTGACAAACAAGCGCAGCCAGTTGCAATAGCTCGAGGGGCCAGTCACAGGGCGGCGCCATCGGCAATGAAGCGAGCTGCTGAGAGGTTGAAACAAGCCTGGTGGACACGCAGTCGGAGAGGCTTAATCTCAGCCGCAGCTGCACACAGTCGGGTCTGGGAGACCTCGCGGGATCCAGGTTGGGTTTGGCTTTCTCTGTGTGCCCAATATGAGGGCACCGATGCCCGGCCACAGAATGGTTCACATGCATGTCCGATCTGCTGCCTTTCCAATGGGCTCCAGAAGAGGGAATATTGACCTGCCTCTCCAAGACCGAGTCAACACACAACGTTCATGAAACATGATCCTGGAGGACCTGACTGATACAAACCTATTTATCACTCAACAACGAACCTCGAGATAACACCATTGAGAAGACACCTGACATTACCAGGCCAGGGGACTTCGTCTGTGCCCCGCGCCCACGCCATCAAAAACTATGCAGCAACCCCTTATTACACCAAGAGACGACCGAGCCGCCTATGAGTACAGCATCCAGGCCACGGAAGATTACAACTATGAACCAAGGAGGACAGAGGAACAGGTCGCGCCGACATGGCAGCCACCAGCATGGAGACCGACTGACACACCCAACTACAAGCCAAAACCACTGCGATGGCCATTCATCAGCGGTCTTATGGTCCTGCTAGTCGTGGCCATCGCCCTTATCACTTTTGCCGACAAGAGCCTGCCAAACTCAGACACGAGTGCTCGGTTTTTGGGACTACATCCCAATGCCTCGCAACCTGTGCGGCTAGCTCGCGATGTTCTCCCGAACAATACAGCAACCATGACCCCAGTCAGTGGCATGACTTCGATGTCACAGAGCACTCTGAGTTTCGAGGAAGAGGTCAGGGTCGCTGTTCAGAGCAGTTATTCCCCAGAGATCGTGTCTCAGGCGACACCGACGCTTCAGTCGTCTACCGAAACACAGTCTATACCTTCTTCCGGCTCAACGTCCCCGATCTTCATCGTGACAGGCGTCACAGAGACCGAAAGACTGTCTCTCGCAGCTTCAGAAACGATGGATAACAACGCGTTTAGGTTGCCAGATTCTGAAACAAGCAATCCATCAAGCGTTCCGTCAGTCACGATATCTCAAGACACCTCAGCAACTGCCTCTGGTTTATCGTCTGTAACCGCTCCCCCTTCAGAGCCTGTCAGTTCCAGCACCAGTGCGACCAGCGTGAGCGGCATGTCGTTGATACCGATATCTGTCTCCATATCTTATTTTACACGAAACGTTACAGTTCCTGTCACGACAATTCTCTTCACCTCAACATTCACCAGAACTCGAACGTCTTCGTTCAGCAGTGCTTCTACATTTACCACAACATTTGTGACAGATGTGACCGATGTGGCTCCAACCACAGTCATGTCATTCTGGTCATCAGATGGATCAGAAGGCACAGTCCCTATTTCCACTGGCATGGGCACTGGCGTGAAGCCTACAACAATCGTTTCAGGGGTGACGACGACCGTTGCAGGTGTTTCCACGGCGACAGATGTTGTGACGTCTGTTTTTACCAGCACGCTTACCGGAGTGGTGATTCCAAGCGTGGGCCAGGTTACGATCACTTACTTCCAGACTGTCATGCCTGTTCCAGTCACGGAGCCACCTAACCCGGTCAAGGTGACGGGGGTGGAAGTCATTGACGGGACAGTCATTGAGGTTATTAAAACTCAGGGGCCTGTTGTGGTCGTTGTCCCCACAAACGAAGTCCAAACTAGGGTGGTTGAGCAGGAGATTAGAACTGGTGTCGTTCGGGTCGGCGGATCTGCCGTGACCAATGTTGTGGTCATCACACCGACCCCTGGCGTCGCCATAGGCCAAGTTACTAATGTCGATGGTGCACCCCGGACCATTCAAGCGGTTGTGGCACCAGTCGAAGTTGGACAGCCGGTAACTTACACAGTCGTTGACAACGTCGGGGGCTCGCTTGTTTCGCAAGTTGTCGTTACTACACCGGCTGGGCCGCCTTATCAACCGGTTTCATACACTGTTGTCCGCGAGCAAGGGGGATCTCTTGTGACTCAAGTCGTAGTAACCACACCAACAGGCCCTCCAGGCCAGCCGATAACTTACACCGCCATTAACATGGAAGGAGGAACCCCGGTGACCCAAGTTGTCGTCACCACACCTTCCGTTGACGGCCCTTTCGTGCCCATCACCTACCTCGTCACAACCAACATAGGCGGCACCCCAACCGTCGTCACCATAACCCCCGCCCCAACAACCTttgtcaccaccatcgacggcACAACCATAACCCGGGtgacaacccccccagtGACGAGCTTCACCACAACCATAGAcggcaccctcaccaccctaaccctaaccaccaccccaaccaacacctcccccatcaccctcacgCTCGCCACGACCTCTCGCGAGACCCTAAGCACcttcaccagcaccatcccccccaccacctttctcaccaccatctccggcTCCCTGAGGACAataacctccaccccctcccccaccacctccctctcaacccgCCTCCCCACAACCCTAACCTacacctcaaccacaaccccaaccccctcctccccatccgaATCCCTCGTCCCCCAAACAAGGGTAATCTCTTGGTCCGAAACCgacatcttcctcggcaccttcctccccgcccttctCGCCATTGCCATCGTGATTCCCCTCCGCATCATAGACCTAAACGCAAAACTCTACCAACCCTTCCAGTCCCTTACCCTCCCCACTGGCAGTCTGGGTGCTAACACCCTACTGGTCCAATACTCTGGCGTCCTGTCGTTTGTTACGCCAGTCATCACCCTCTTGCAGGCTAAACACCCTGTCCCATTCGTGACGACGCTCATGGTCGGTTGTGGGAGTTTGATGGTCCCTTTTGCGACTGAGGCTATCGGGCTGAAGCTTCATGGGGATTGTTATCTCAACACTGCGAGTAAGAACTGCGGCCCGGCGCTGGGGGTGAACAGGACGGCGGGGTATGTTCTTGTTGGCCTGATGGTTGTCGTGGTTGTTTTGCtaggggtggtgatgtggttcACGAACTGGGGACGGAAAGGGGTCacgggggtgagggcgaaTCCGTGGAATTTGGCTGGGATGGGGTCGCTCctggggggggtgaggagtgATTTGGGATGCGGGCATGGCAAAAAGATGAGGTATAAACGGTATGGAATGGGGTGGTATCGGAAtcgggatgggagggaggattaCGGAATGATAGTGTTGGATGAGGCTGGTCAGGggttgcagcagcagcaacatcctaCCTCTGTGAGTGAGAGTGACGACATGGATGGGAGTGATGCGGTAGCTGATTTGAAAACGGGGGTGTCGGGGAGTCATTTACCTTTTATGACGTTAAGGATACCGTGGAGGGTCGGGCTGATTCTATTTCAACTTGCCGTCTTCATTTTCATCATCTATTACCATGCCTACTACCGCGGCGGGATCAAGGACGATGGCAAGCTCTGGACGTTTATGAACGCCAACACCTTTGGGGTGAGGTTCTTGTCGGCGATTATCGGGGTGATAGTAGCGTTTTGTTGGCAGTCTTTCTTTCTGAGTAAGTCCCCCTTTCTCATCTCCATCCAAAAGAGAATCGTGTTCACTAACAATCAAATCAAAAGGCGTGAGCACCATGACCCCCTTCCAACTAATGGCTCTCTCAACCCAACCGGCCTCCCGCTCCATCCTCTTCTCGCCGAACACGAACCCCTTTTCGGGGTTCTACTCCGCCATCAGAAACAGACACATGTTCCTGCTCGCGGTCTCAATAGCTGCGATCATGTCAGAGTTCTTGCCGGTGCTGCTCTCCAACGTCCCCTTCAGCCTCTACCAAACCTCCGCCGCGGCGACCGCCTGCGCGGTTCTTTCATGTCTCTTCTTGGCAGTGATGCTCGCCGTGCTCGGCTGGTCGTTCTGGATCCGATACCCCCCGATGCCCGCTGACCCGAGGTCCATCGCGGGGATGATGTACTACCTCTCCCAGTCACCCACCCTGCTGGCAGATTTGGAGGGGATATCCTCCATGGACGGGGCCGCAAGGCGCAAACGAATAGAAGAGAACGGTGGGAGATATTACTACGGGGTGCTGCCTGTTTCTGTGGGGAATGGGTTATGGGAGTCTCAGGACAGGAGAAGGCtaggggtggaggtggagacgGGAGGAGGTAGTGGTAGTAGTGGGTACGAGCCTGAGGACGGAACAACCCCGGCTTTTGCTGCGATGGACGGGCCAGCTATGACGGAAACGGCTCGCCGAGGCGAATACCATGCCGTTGAtggcagtggtgatggtggcagtGATGAGTTGAGGCATGATCGGAGCTTCATGAGTCAGAACACGGCGTATCAGGGACATCGGATCGATGAACAGCCTGCGATGTATGGTTGAGTTTGCCCCGAACTTGACCGACAGTTCGTTATTGAGGAAGGAATGCCGGGAATCCTTTTACCAACAACATCCCACACGCACGTGAACACTTGGGATACGGATATCGAGGCTCGGATCAGTGTACTCGGACTAGAATCAGCTGAGTGAGAGCCtggccaaaaaaaaaatgctggcttgctgttgctgctgctgttgtttgttCGGCCGAacacaacaaaaaacaaccGACATGGGGGACATCTTCTACACAACAGGCAGGTGCAACTCTAGTCACTCCGCATCATTTTGTTGGTACGAGATTTCTTTTTCGACTGAGGAGTGAGGTCAGCACCGTTTCTCTTGGCCCCGTTTTGTGGTCTTTTTTGTCATCAGCGCAGGGTTGCGTTGCATGCGGCTCAGTTGCGTTAAGATGACGCCAATACGGAGTCCCAAACCAGGGGAAATCGATAGCGCGCGAGGCTTGGGGGGAAGTTCTCGAAGGCAAATAGCTTACACATGTTCCCAATACTACTAGTAGCGAGGCAATTGCCTAGAAACAAGTTCCTTGCATCTCGTTTTCAGTCTGAAAAGGCTTTTATAGATGTGAATGGCATGGTGGCATGGTGGCATGGTGGTTGTAGAGAATAAGACGTGAGGTCACTCGGCAACAGCTCCCCAAAACTTTGGATCGGACAGAAGCGAGCGAGAGCGGAACCGGGCGCAGGGGTgaggtggcggtggaagTGGAATCATATTGCTCCGTAGTGGACCCTTTTCTCACGGGGTTCTCACGAGGGCTTGGTAGGGTAGAGCGGGCCTGGACATATTTGCAGGCTAAGACCGGGGCTGCTAAAAGACCATCAGCGATAAATCTCGAACGTTTTCAAGATGTCCAATCTGCTTCAATTGCTTCTCAAccagcttctcaatctcAGCACTATCCTTATAGCTCTCGTTACAGTGTCTTGTCTTGATGAATCCTATTTTTGTCGTCCACAGCGTcggtattttttttttggacgGTTTCTGGTTTCCGGGTAAACTTGGCAACTTGGCAACTTGGCAAGCTTCGCGGGACGAGGATGATCAACCAGCAGGCGCAACCCTGGGAGTTGGACCTGTTGTGGTGATATCGAACTCTTGGCAAGCTATCTTCCAAGCAGGCAGCGCAAACACATGGCGCGACATGGTTCTGAAGTGGGGGTTTGAGGACGTTAGGCATCTTGGGGTCATCTCGATACGAGAAGGACAAGCAAATAAACCCCTCTTTAGCAGGTGCGGGTTTGAGAATAAAGTCCAGGGATCTCATGGCGGGTTTATAGCGCACACACATAGTGTCCGTGTACCACGGGAATTGTTTCTTCAAACAGCAAAGGCCAAAAAGGGGAAATAAAGTTTGACATGTCTCGATCTTGTGCGATGTTACATGCTTCACGCTGCCAGGCTGGCCAACTGACTTCAATATCTCGTAtgtgagaaaaaaagaaagagaagaagaaaaaagaagggtCCAAGGGAAAGCAAGATTGTCAGCTGAGCTGATCTGTAGGATGCACGCCATGCAGTAAAATATTGACAGTGTGcagcatcttcttcaccttgtGCCCGGGCGAGGGACAAATCAGGAGCAAAGTTCTGTCTCATTGAAACACACGAGGTTGGGTTTGACGGTACGTGAGCCTCGAGATGGATAACACAACATCCAATTTTGCCATGTTTTCCATCAGTTTGGTCTACTGTGGCTACCTGTGGCGCACCCTCCACAACTTCCATCGCTAACACGCGGGGTTGGGTGTGTGACGTAGGGCCGGTTTTTCGGgtgtgatgggatggaaggaAAATTAGAAGGAAGGAAGAGACAGACACAGGGAACGCCGTGCCAGCCACGCCCTTTTGGCTTTTTCTAGACATTGCTCCGAATCATATCCCGCACCCGATGTCGTCCCGATCGAAAAGTAGCCGCATTTgcttcttttgtttgtgaACAATTTACCGCCCTTGCAGCCAGGGCGGCATTGCATCGCATCGCATCCAGCCATGGGAAAACGGTTCCCATCTCGCATTTATCACTGAGGCCAGGCCGAAGGATACGAACATGACAATAGTTACGTTCAATACGAACTTCCACCGCTACTACCAAGCTGACCTGCTGCTTGCTCATTGGACAAAATTTGCGAACAGGcagttggtggtgagtgatATCAGAGGATACTAACGGTCATGATATGCACCTCTTCGGCGACTATGCCGCATGTTGCCCCGGCCGTTGGTTTTCAACTGTAAGATCTAGCTCCGAGTCGGGTATAACTGGAGACAATCAGGTGCCGCAACCGCCCTTCCAACCGTTGCACTCACGTCAGAACCTTGGAAGTCCGTAAGGCAGAACACTGCGAAAAGAGCAGCATTGATCTTTTGATATTCGGGGAAATGGCATGCGGCGTCCGCCCGGGCCAACGGTATCGGCCACGTCCGGTGCTTGTCTCCAGAAATAATTGTTCACGTGTAGTCCTCACCGAGTATTTGTGCGACCAGAGGAGATCACGTCGAGCACTGAGGTGTGGTTCCTGTGCATTTTCCGAGGGAGCCGCAAGTGTTGGCTCTAGTAGGGATCCCAACTGTCGATGTCTTGGTGTTTCTCTCCGTTTTTGGACCTTGTGGTCTTGGCTTGTTTCTGCACTAGCGCCGTCCATGTGCTCCGTCTTGAAATACTCCGTTTATGTGGAACAAGTGGACTGACCCATTTGAGTGACCCTCTCTTGCTCCTTACtgtgctggagaagaaaaaaagggcgAGAAGCACCATGAGTTGGCACTGGACTGAGTGGACCGTTTTCGTGACTGTCCTCAGACCCGATCGGTGACCGTCCGGAATGGGGTATCCCCATGCGCCGCCATCCTATTCCACTTACTCATTTCATGGAGTCTCAAGCGGGATCAGGGGTGTTGTCTTGAAGATATAAGAAAGATGGCGGCCCTTACCTCGTCCTACCCCAATCCaccttcatcatcagcccTTGCCTCTCCCCGTCTGCTTGGAAGGTGTTGAGACAGTGTatactgttgttgttgtcactGTCCATTCTTCACGACTTCACGAGACCATCGACAATATGATCAACGTACCAGTGACCCTCCTCTCGCTGTCGGCGGTAGCCACGGCTGCTGCTTTGGCCGATGCCAACTCCCAGTCTACCAGCCCTAACCCAAGCCCACGACAACATGCCAGAGATACACTCCAGAAGCGTGCCAACTGCGGTTCTGGCATTGGAAACTGCCCTTCCGGTCAATGCTGCTCTCAATACGGCTGGTGTGGCGTCACCTCTGAACATTGCGGAACTGGTTGCCAAAGCGGCTTTGGAACCTGTacaggtggtggaggtggaaacAATGAAGAAACTCTGTCGACTCCTCGGCCAAAATTTGGAAGCATCCCCTATGGTAAGCCCCTCTCTGAGATAATTTGAAAACACGAAAACAAGATGACTTACACTTTTCAAAGgcgtcaccatcaccaactgcAACGTCGCGGGCACCATCGCCCTCACGTTCGACGATGGCCCCTTCCTCTACACCAAccagctccttgacctcctcgcccagcagcaagtcaaggccaccttcttcaccaacggCCTCAACTGGGGAGACGCAACCCAAGCACCATACCCCGATGTCCTGCGCCGCATTGTAAATGACGGCCACCAGCTCGGCTCCCACACCTACAACCACCCAGACCTCAACACCCTTACCACCGCCGCCCGCAGAAGCAACATGGCGCAAAACGAAAAGATCTTCAAGGACGCCCTCGGCGGGTACTTCCCCACCTACATGCGCCCTCCTTACGGCAGCTGCACCGGTCAGTGCCTCACCGACCTGGGCAACCTCGGCTATCACGTCATCAACTGGAACATCGACACCCTCGACTACCAAGGCAACATCCCCAACAGCCAaaacatcttcaacagcgcCGTCAGTACCAACGCCGCGGCCAACAAGTACATCGCCCTCGCCCACGACGTCCACCAGACGACCGTTCAGCAGCTCGCCCTGGGTTTGATCCAGACCGCCAAGAACAGGGGTTACCGTCTGGTGACTGTCGGCGAGTGCCTTGGTGATGCTCCCGTCAACTGGTATCGTGATGCCACGACTGGCAATGCTCgcaccggcggcggtggtggcagcggcggcaaccccaaccccggccCCATCACCTCGACTAATGGTCTCTGCGGCAGCACAAACGGCAATATGAACTGCCTCAACTCTGGGTTCGGTAACTGCTGCTCTCAATGGGGCTACTGCGGCTCTACCGCTGAGTACTGCGGTGCCAACTGCCAGCGGGCCTTTGGAAATTGCAATTAGCTGAGATAAGAGTATATATGTCCGCGGGGACAATGGGGTTTTCAATGGGGTTTCATCGGGTTTTTCAGTTAATAAATAATGTTCCTTACATAATGTCTACAAGTGATGTTGAGCTGTGCGTGCCGAGATAGTGGCGTTCGATTATTGATCCTGAAAGAAACCAATGAAAACAACAGACAGGTTGAAGGCTGATGCTTGTTCAACTGTAGATAAGGGGGGGGGACTTAACGG from Podospora pseudoanserina strain CBS 124.78 chromosome 1, whole genome shotgun sequence includes:
- a CDS encoding hypothetical protein (CAZy:CBM18; COG:O; EggNog:ENOG503NX9B; CAZy:CE4), which codes for MINVPVTLLSLSAVATAAALADANSQSTSPNPSPRQHARDTLQKRANCGSGIGNCPSGQCCSQYGWCGVTSEHCGTGCQSGFGTCTGGGGGNNEETLSTPRPKFGSIPYGVTITNCNVAGTIALTFDDGPFLYTNQLLDLLAQQQVKATFFTNGLNWGDATQAPYPDVLRRIVNDGHQLGSHTYNHPDLNTLTTAARRSNMAQNEKIFKDALGGYFPTYMRPPYGSCTGQCLTDLGNLGYHVINWNIDTLDYQGNIPNSQNIFNSAVSTNAAANKYIALAHDVHQTTVQQLALGLIQTAKNRGYRLVTVGECLGDAPVNWYRDATTGNARTGGGGGSGGNPNPGPITSTNGLCGSTNGNMNCLNSGFGNCCSQWGYCGSTAEYCGANCQRAFGNCN
- a CDS encoding hypothetical protein (COG:S; EggNog:ENOG503PE21); the protein is MMATLAMTSFPFQPLTTTYSRPPACNGIYMPGNIWVMDNDPTCLPPGFDTESTSFFSPGIACPSGYWSACSDSKGVSTITTVTCCPIYRSDISLSCVPSNAVLSAPWVDHFCTFKAKWTGNVVTVTTSRNGVTATETQTFISPQGINAFGVRMVHQTTDISSLNTQSTSNTDPPITTSSPTSQLGSVETSSSPDTAPIAEPAGSSLSTGAIAAIAVVIPILAILAGVGFFLWWRSRRALAASSLPESSPLGGPASESPGFGAGYPQQSGYTQQTSTYHGAGGPLPPQYGVFSKEMPTAYRAAVEMPGMGNTHVELPATYDIGPQELPTTSRQNRE
- the RPL44 gene encoding 40s ribosomal protein L44e (EggNog:ENOG503P3Z6; COG:J; BUSCO:EOG09265JX6), which produces MSVAQTKHISSNDDKIRNPIKDKSVRTQLLERVAGRKAEGGACPRQKPATGRQVTGPGQISTVHPHLHGSPGRNCCKFAKTKERGSWPTTPHVNHTTSRPHPAVKMVNVPKTRKTFCKSKECGKHQLHKVTQYKAGKASAFAQGKRRYDRKQSGYGGQTKPVFHKKAKTTKKIVLRLECSACKAKKQLPLKRCKHFELGGDKKTKGAALVF
- a CDS encoding hypothetical protein (EggNog:ENOG503P4NS; COG:S) produces the protein MQQPLITPRDDRAAYEYSIQATEDYNYEPRRTEEQVAPTWQPPAWRPTDTPNYKPKPLRWPFISGLMVLLVVAIALITFADKSLPNSDTSARFLGLHPNASQPVRLARDVLPNNTATMTPVSGMTSMSQSTLSFEEEVRVAVQSSYSPEIVSQATPTLQSSTETQSIPSSGSTSPIFIVTGVTETERLSLAASETMDNNAFRLPDSETSNPSSVPSVTISQDTSATASGLSSVTAPPSEPVSSSTSATSVSGMSLIPISVSISYFTRNVTVPVTTILFTSTFTRTRTSSFSSASTFTTTFVTDVTDVAPTTVMSFWSSDGSEGTVPISTGMGTGVKPTTIVSGVTTTVAGVSTATDVVTSVFTSTLTGVVIPSVGQVTITYFQTVMPVPVTEPPNPVKVTGVEVIDGTVIEVIKTQGPVVVVVPTNEVQTRVVEQEIRTGVVRVGGSAVTNVVVITPTPGVAIGQVTNVDGAPRTIQAVVAPVEVGQPVTYTVVDNVGGSLVSQVVVTTPAGPPYQPVSYTVVREQGGSLVTQVVVTTPTGPPGQPITYTAINMEGGTPVTQVVVTTPSVDGPFVPITYLVTTNIGGTPTVVTITPAPTTFVTTIDGTTITRVTTPPVTSFTTTIDGTLTTLTLTTTPTNTSPITLTLATTSRETLSTFTSTIPPTTFLTTISGSLRTITSTPSPTTSLSTRLPTTLTYTSTTTPTPSSPSESLVPQTRVISWSETDIFLGTFLPALLAIAIVIPLRIIDLNAKLYQPFQSLTLPTGSLGANTLLVQYSGVLSFVTPVITLLQAKHPVPFVTTLMVGCGSLMVPFATEAIGLKLHGDCYLNTASKNCGPALGVNRTAGYVLVGLMVVVVVLLGVVMWFTNWGRKGVTGVRANPWNLAGMGSLLGGVRSDLGCGHGKKMRYKRYGMGWYRNRDGREDYGMIVLDEAGQGLQQQQHPTSVSESDDMDGSDAVADLKTGVSGSHLPFMTLRIPWRVGLILFQLAVFIFIIYYHAYYRGGIKDDGKLWTFMNANTFGVRFLSAIIGVIVAFCWQSFFLSVSTMTPFQLMALSTQPASRSILFSPNTNPFSGFYSAIRNRHMFLLAVSIAAIMSEFLPVLLSNVPFSLYQTSAAATACAVLSCLFLAVMLAVLGWSFWIRYPPMPADPRSIAGMMYYLSQSPTLLADLEGISSMDGAARRKRIEENGGRYYYGVLPVSVGNGLWESQDRRRLGVEVETGGGSGSSGYEPEDGTTPAFAAMDGPAMTETARRGEYHAVDGSGDGGSDELRHDRSFMSQNTAYQGHRIDEQPAMYG